Proteins from a single region of Struthio camelus isolate bStrCam1 chromosome W, bStrCam1.hap1, whole genome shotgun sequence:
- the LOC138064155 gene encoding one cut domain family member 2-like — protein MKTAGGAYRCLPGAPGACAMNPEMPLEPLGSLHGAGPEAELMGSPSPHHGGRSAPLRAPPPPPPQELAPAPGRPAMVPSMASLLDGAAEYRPELSIPLHHAMAMPCDSSPPGMGMSGTYTTLTPLQPLPPISTVSDKFHHPHHHPHAHHHHHHHHQRLAGNVSGSFTLMRDERGLPAMNNLYGPYKEMPGMGQSLSPLAAAPLGNGLGPIHNAQQGLHGYGPPGHDKMLSPNFEAHSAMLARGDQHLSRGLGTPPAAVMSHLNGVHHPAHPGHTPSHGPGLPAGRERPPSSSGSQVSSSGQLEEINTKEVAQRITAELKRYSIPQAIFAQRVLCRSQGTLSDLLRNPKPWSKLKSGRETFRRMWKWLQEPEFQRMSALRLAACKRKEQEPNKERNNSQKKSRLVFTDLQRRTLFAIFKENKRPSKEMQITISQQLGLELTTVSNFFMNARRRSLEKWQDDLSTGGSSAASSTCTKA, from the exons ATGAAGACGGCCGGCGGCGCCTACCGCTGCCtgcccggggcgccgggggcctgCGCCATGAACCCCGAGATGCCGCTGGAGCCGCTGGGCAGCCTGCACGGCGCCGGCCCCGAGGCGGAGCTGatgggcagccccagcccgcaccacggcggccgctccgcgcccctgcgcgccccgccgccgccgccgccgcaggagcTGGCGCCGGCCCCCGGGCGGCCGGCCATGGTGCCCAGCATGGCCTCGCTGCTGGACGGCGCCGCCGAGTACCGGCCCGAGCTCTCCATCCCGCTGCACCACGCCATGGCCATGCCCTGCGACTCCTCGCCGCCCGGCATGGGCATGAGCGGCACCTACACCACGCTGACGCCGCTCCAGCCCCTGCCGCCCATCTCCACCGTCTCCGACAAGTTCCACCACCCGCACCACCACCCGcacgcccaccaccaccaccaccaccaccaccagcgccTCGCCGGCAACGTCAGCGGCAGCTTCACCCTCATGCGCGACGAGCGGGGGCTGCCCGCCATGAACAACCTCTACGGGCCCTACAAGGAGATGCCGGGCATGGGCCAGAGCCTCTCCCCGCTGGCCGCCGCGCCGCTGGGCAACGGCCTGGGCCCCATCCACAACGCCCAGCAGGGCCTCCACGGCTACGGGCCGCCCGGCCACGACAAGATGCTCAGCCCCAACTTCGAGGCCCACAGCGCCATGCTGGCCCGGGGGGACCAGCACCTCTCCCGGGGGCTGGGGACGCCCCCGGCCGCCGTCATGTCCCACCTCAACGGCGTGCACCACCCCGCGCACCCGGGCCACACGCCGTCGCACGGGCCCGGGCTGCCCGCCGGCCGGGAGCGGCCGCCCTCCTCCTCGGGCTCCCAGGTGAGCAGCTCCGGGCAGCTGGAGGAGATCAACACCAAAGAAGTGGCACAAAGGATCACGGCCGAACTGAAGCGCTACAGCATCCCCCAGGCGATCTTCGCCCAGAGGGTGCTGTGTCGTTCTCAGGGGACCCTTTCGGACTTACTAAGGAACCCTAAGCCTTGGAGTAAACTGAAATCCGGCAGGGAGACCTTCAGGAGGATGTGGAAGTGGCTGCAGGAGCCCGAGTTCCAGAGGATGTCGGCCTTGAGACTCGCCG CATGCAAACGCAAAGAGCAAGAACCGAACAAAGAAAGGAACAACTCCCAGAAGAAATCTCGCCTGGTTTTCACCGATCTCCAACGCAGAACACTTTTCGCCATCTTCAAGGAGAACAAGCGTCCGTCCAAAGAAATGCAGATCACCATctcccagcagctgggcttggagctcaccaccGTCAGCAACTTCTTCATGAACGCGCGGCGGCGCAGCCTGGAGAAGTGGCAGGACGATCTCAGCACGGGGGGCTCCTCCGCGGCCTCCAGCACTTGCACCAAAGCATga